A stretch of the Rhinoderma darwinii isolate aRhiDar2 chromosome 3, aRhiDar2.hap1, whole genome shotgun sequence genome encodes the following:
- the KHSRP gene encoding far upstream element-binding protein 2 encodes MSDYPGAQTGNRKDAFADAVQRARQIAAKIGGDTTGGVNNSQEFNFGGQKRQLEDGDQPECKKMATQSEPMAPPLTPVHVTRASSVTEEYRVPDGMVGLIIGRGGEQINKIQQESGCKVQISPDSGGLPERVVSLTGSQDAVQNAKMMLDDIVARGRGGPSGQFHDNGNGQNGSLQEIMIPAGKAGLIIGKGGETIKQLQERAGVKMILIQDGSQGSNVDKPLRIVGDPFKVQQACEMVMDLLREREQSNFGERNEYSSRGGGGGGGGGGGGGGGGGGGGGGGGGGGIDVPVPRHSVGVVIGRNGEMIKKIQNDAGVRIQFKQDDGSGPDKIAHIMGPPDRCDHAARIIGDLLQSLRTGPPGPQGPGMPPGGRGRGRGQGPWGPPGGEMTFSIPSHKCGLVIGRGGENVKAINQQTGAFVEISRQPPPNGDPNFKMFIIRGAPQQIDHAKQLIEEKIEGPLCPIGPGPPGPGPAGPMGPFNPGPYPPGPPGAPPQYVEDLCPGPPPPPPSHQYPPQGWGSTYPQWGQPPAPHDPTKPPAPTDPSAAWAAYYSHYYQQPPAPVPGQPPAVPVPPPQGEPPQQPPPASQPDYTKAWEEYYKKMGQQTTQPTGQPDYTKAWEEYYKKQAQAAAAPGAPAVVTTAAATAAVAAASSVPPTAQPDYSAAWAEYYRQQAAYYGQAPGAPPTQPPPAQQGPQAQ; translated from the exons ATGTCCGACTATCCCGGAGCCCAAACCGGGAATCGCAAGGACGCGTTCGCCGATGCTGTGCAGAGGGCTAGGCAG ATTGCAGCAAAAATTGGCGGAGATACTACGGGAGGAGTTAACAACAGCCAAGAATTTAATTTTGGCGGTCAGAAAAGACAGCTAGAAGATGGAG ACCAACCAGAGTGCAAGAAAATGGCCACACAGAGCGAAC CGATGGCGCCTCCTCTCACTCCAGTACATGTCACTCG GGCATCATCGGTGACTGAAGAATATCGTGTACCTGACGGCATGGTGGGACTCA TCATTGGCCGCGGAGGAGAACAAATCAACAAGATCCAGCAAGAGTCGGGATGTAAAGTTCAGATTTCCCCAG ACAGTGGGGGTCTACCGGAGAGGGTGGTGTCATTAACCGGTTCTCAAGACGCTGTGCA GAATGCAAAAATGATGCTCGATGACATAGTGGCACGGGGCCGTGGAGGACCATCCGGCCAGTTTCACGATAATGGAAATGGGCAGAATGGCTCCTTACAAGAAATCATGATTCCTGCTGGCAAAGCCGGACTTATCATCGGAAAGGGGGGAGAAACAATTAAACAGTTACAA GAGCGTGCGGGAGTCAAGATGATTCTGATACAAGATGGTTCACAGGGCTCGAATGTCGATAAGCCTCTGCGCATCGTAGGAGATCCCTTCAAAGTGCAA CAAGCCTGTGAGATGGTCATGGATCTCTTACGAGAACGAGAGCAGTCAAACTTCGGTGAGAGAAATGAGTACAGCTCCCGAGGAGGAggtggcggaggaggaggaggtggtggtggtggcggaggaggaggaggtggtggcGGCGGAGGAGGCGGCGGTGGCATAGAT GTACCGGTTCCTCGACACTCAGTTGGGGTAGTGATCGGGCGCAATGGAGAAATGATTAAGAAAATTCAGAACGATGCCGGTGTCCGGATACAGTTTAAACAAG ATGATGGCAGTGGTCCAGATAAGATCGCACACATTATGGGTCCCCCGGACCGGTGTGATCACGCAGCCAGAATAATTGGTGACCTGTTGCAGAGTTTGCGA ACCGGTCCTCCGGGACCTCAAGGCCCAGGCATGCCACCTGGTGGCCGAGGAAGGGGCCGAGGGCAGGGGCCATGGGGACCTCCTGGAGGAGAAATGACTTTTTCCATACCCTCTCATAAATGTGGCCTAGTTATTGGTAGAG GTGGGGAAAATGTAAAGGCAATCAACCAACAGACTGGAGCATTTGTGGAGATTTCGCGGCAGCCGCCACCCAACGGCGACCCGAACTTCAAGATGTTCATCATCCGCGGAGCCCCGCAACAGATCGACCATGCCAAACAGCTTATTGAAGAAAAGATTGAG GGTCCCTTGTGCCCGATTGGACCTGGGCCCCCTGGTCCTGGTCCAGCTGGCCCTATGGGTCCATTTAACCCAGGTCCTTACCCACCTGGGCCCCCAGGAGCTCCGCCGCAGTATGTTGAAGACTTATG TCCGGGGCCTCCGCCGCCTCCACCTTCTCACCAGTACCCCCCACAAGGTTGGGGCAGCACGTATCCCCAGTGGGGGCAACCGCCAGCTCCTCACGACCCAA CGAAACCTCCCGCCCCCACAGACCCCAGCGCTGCCTGGGCCGCTTACTACTCGCACTACTACCAACAACCTCCTGCTCCTGTCCCTGGGCAGCCCCCTGCCGTCCCGGTCCCTCCACCTCAAGGAGAGCCTCCTCAGCAGCCCCCGCCTGCCAGCCAGCCTGACTACACAAAGGCCTGGGAGGAGTACTATAAGAAGATGG GTCAGCAGACGACTCAGCCCACAGGACAGCCGGATTACACAAAGGCCTGGGAAGAATATTACAAGAAACAAG ccCAAGCAGCAGCCGCTCCTGGCGCCCCAGCGGTGGTCACCACAGCGGCTGCAACGGCAGCGGTGGCAGCGGCATCATCTGTTCCACCCACAGCACAACCAGACTACAGTGCGGCATGGGCGGAATATTACAGACAACAGGCAGCGTACTATGGACAGGCACCGGGAGCGCCACCCACGCAGCCGCCTCCGGCACAGCAGGGGCCACAG GCCCAGTGA